A window of the Hordeum vulgare subsp. vulgare chromosome 5H, MorexV3_pseudomolecules_assembly, whole genome shotgun sequence genome harbors these coding sequences:
- the LOC123395555 gene encoding BTB/POZ domain-containing protein NPY4-like, whose amino-acid sequence MKYMKLGAKPDVFQTEGNIRFVATELATDIVITVGDVKFYLHKFPLLSKSSRLQTLVASTDEEGNDEVDISDIPGGPSSFEICAKFCYGMTVTLNAYNVLAARCAAEFLEMFETIDKGNLIYKIDVFLSSSIFRTWKDSIIVLQTTKSLLPWSENLKVINHCVDSIAAKASIDPSEVDWSYTYNRKKLPSESDPDSHWNGVRKQLTVPRDWWVEDICDLEMSLYKKVILAIKAKGRTAGAVVGEALRAYAYRRLFSTLDSAASNGLDCTRHRAALDTIISLLPPERGSVSCGFLLKLVRAACLLGSDEALRGDLIKRIGSQLDRASVSDLLIPASSDENALYNVDLVSSILDEFMVQRNADEEALEDGESYPASLVSGGESELALVRLIDGYLAEIGKDPNLPLQKFIAIAEMAPLAARSTHDGLYRAIDMYLKEHPSLSKSEKKRLCGLMDCKKLTAEASSHAVQNERLPLRLVVQVLFFEQLRASAAADAAASDQHPSSALRSLLPRENGNSYGSSRSAATTATTTEDDQWGGGGGGAPASGDTSSFRSMSGLGNNKSGGDGGKNGGGKAAAKGPLQMPRKMLSKLWSSKASSGENSGGSDTSESPGSVNLDAETKSTHSRNTRHSVS is encoded by the exons CCAAGAGTTCCCGGTTGCAAACATTGGTTGCTTCCACAGACGAGGAAGGCAACGATGAAGTAGACATTTCTGACATCCCTGGTGGACCTTCATCATTTGAAATCTGTGCAAAGTTCTGCTATGGTATGACCGTCACGCTGAACGCGTACAACGTCCTCGCGGCCCGCTGCGCGGCTGAGTTTCTCGAAATGTTCGAGACGATCGACAAAGGGAACCTCATCTACAAGATTGATGTGTTCCTCTCCTCAAGCATATTCCGCACCTGGAAGGACTCGATCATCGTGTTGCAGACAACAAAGTCACTCCTTCCCTGGTCAGAGAACCTGAAGGTGATCAACCACTGCGTGGATTCCATCGCGGCCAAGGCTTCCATCGACCCATCGGAGGTCGACTGGTCATACACATACAACCGGAAGAAGCTGCCATCGGAGAGCGACCCCGACTCGCACTGGAACGGCGTGAGGAAGCAGCTGACGGTGCCCAGAGACTGGTGGGTGGAGGACATCTGCGACCTCGAGATGAGCTTGTACAAGAAGGTGATCCTGGCCATCAAGGCCAAGGGCAGAACTGCCGGCGCGGTGGTCGGAGAAGCGCTGCGAGCCTACGCGTACCGGAggctgttcagcaccttggacagTGCTGCAAGCAATGGGCTTGACTGCACACGGCACCGTGCAGCCCTTGACACCATCATTTCTCTGCTGCCACCTGAAAGGGGCTCGGTCTCCTGTGGCTTCCTGCTGAAGTTGGTGAGAGCGGCGTGCTTACTGGGGTCAGACGAGGCCTTGCGGGGCGACCTGATCAAGAGGATCGGCTCGCAGCTGGACAGAGCTTCAGTCTCTGATCTTCTCATACCCGCGAGCTCCGACGAGAACGCTCTGTACAATGTTGACCTTGTGTCGTCGATACTGGATGAGTTCATGGTGCAGCGCAACGCCGATGAAGAAGCGTTGGAGGACGGTGAGAGCTACCCGGCCTCTTTGGTCTCCGGCGGTGAGTCGGAGCTCGCGTTGGTGAGGCTGATCGACGGGTATCTGGCCGAGATCGGCAAAGACCCCAATCTCCCTCTCCAAAAGTTCATCGCCATCGCTGAAATGGCGCCCCTCGCAGCTCGGTCGACCCACGATGGGCTGTACCGCGCCATTGACATGTATCTCAAG GAGCATCCGAGCCTATCCAAGAGCGAGAAGAAGAGGCTGTGCGGGCTCATGGACTGCAAGAAGCTGACCGCGGAGGCGAGCTCCCACGCGGTGCAGAACGAGCGCCTCCCTCTGCGCTTGGTCGTGcaggtcctcttcttcgagcagcTCCGAGCATCGGCGGCGGCCGACGCGGCAGCGTCTGATCAGCACCCGTCCTCGGCCCTGCGCTCCCTCCTTCCCAGAGAGAACGGCAACTCGTACGGCAGCTCCAGGTCGGCCGCCACGACCGCGACGACCACCGAGGATGACCagtggggtggtggcggtggcggggcGCCGGCGTCCGGCGACACCAGCTCCTTCCGGTCCATGAGCGGCCTGGGCAACAACAAGAGCGGAGGTGACGGCGGCAAGAACGGCGGCGGCAAGGCGGCAGCCAAGGGGCCGCTACAGATGCCGAGGAAGATGCTGAGCAAGCTGTGGTCCAGCAAGGCGAGCAGCGGGGAGAACAGCGGCGGCTCCGACACGTCGGAGAGCCCCGGTTCCGTCAACCTCGACGCTGAGACCAAGTCCACGCATTCACGGAACACCAGGCATTCCGTCTCCTAG